From the Helianthus annuus cultivar XRQ/B chromosome 17, HanXRQr2.0-SUNRISE, whole genome shotgun sequence genome, the window TTCCAATTTACCAAAGTGCCCTCACATTCCCCTTGCATATATCAAAaagtacataaaaataaaaataaaaaaaatacaaataaaaatacAAATCGGATTTTAATAACCAAAACTATAACCCGTATTAATATCCTTCACTTTCACTGTCAAGACCAATTTCACTTTAAGAAGGAAGTGACTTTGTCTACTCCTTAACttttatttatgtaatttttaaacaAGTTACAACTGATTTAGATAATAATCAGGCAATCCGTAATCATTCATTAGTGACACACAAAATTACTTTTTTGTTAGAGTGACGTTATCCTTGACAACGAAAGTGAAACTTTCGATTGCCATTTATCAGGTATAAGATTATTATCGACTAATGGATTATAATTCAAATAAATCTAAtttgaaaagtaaaataatatAAGGGAATATATATAAAATGAGAAAAATAATATATGGTAACATGTAGAAAAAAGCAAGCAAGAAAAGCATATATAGCTTCAAACCAACTCCATCCTCCGAACTCTTTACCATTTTCCTTAGCATTCAAGATTTATctcacatcatcatcatcttcaattcTCAAAATCAACATATTTCATTTCAATCCACCAACATCAATGGAAGAAACCACAATCAACAACCCACAACTCCCTCCAAACCCAACCAAATTCTACACTCACTTCTTGTACAAAGCCATTTTTGTATCTCTTTTCCTCTTACTTCTTCCCTTATTCCCATCTCAAGCCCCTGActtcatcaataacaaaacaatAAACACCACAAGTTGGGAGTTCCTACAACTTGTCTTTGTCGGGATCGCGGTCTCCTACGGCCTTTTCAGCAAACGAAACGACGAAACCCCGAAAGAAGAGGGCCCGTTTAAGCCCGATAACGCGCAGTCTTACGTGGCTAGACTGCTTCAAGTGTCATCTGTTTTTGATGATGATACGGATAACCCGTCTGCATCCGGGTCACCCGACAAGGTTCAAACATGGAACTCTCAATATTACCGGGGCGAACCAATCGTAGTCGTTGCTAAAGAATCCGATGACACCACAACCGTAGAAAAACCTCTGCTTTTACCCGTTCGCAGCCTGAAAACACGCATTTCTGAATCATCTGTACCCGATTCCAAACCGTTTAACAGGTCGAATTCGAGGCGCATTTCAAGAAATTTGAGTAGATTGACTCCAGACGAATCAGAACCCGAACAGAACATTGTTCTACGGTCACCAATACCATGGAGATCAAGATCAGGAAGAATGGAAGTCAAAGAGGACTTTTCACAAACACCTTCTGTGCATGATACTTCTGACACCAATAATCCAATCGAATCACCATCTTTCCGGTACCAATCTTTAAAGTCTTCAAAACCCGGATCAAACCCATCACCAGAACACAAACCCCACCCTTCATCTCCAACATTCCGTTCAGAAATCCACTCAATCGAAGACGTTACCTGGAAAAAGACCACAAACAGAGCAAATTTCTCACAAAtcccacctccgccaccaccgccgccacctcCGCCGCCACC encodes:
- the LOC110921746 gene encoding uncharacterized protein DDB_G0284459, which translates into the protein MEETTINNPQLPPNPTKFYTHFLYKAIFVSLFLLLLPLFPSQAPDFINNKTINTTSWEFLQLVFVGIAVSYGLFSKRNDETPKEEGPFKPDNAQSYVARLLQVSSVFDDDTDNPSASGSPDKVQTWNSQYYRGEPIVVVAKESDDTTTVEKPLLLPVRSLKTRISESSVPDSKPFNRSNSRRISRNLSRLTPDESEPEQNIVLRSPIPWRSRSGRMEVKEDFSQTPSVHDTSDTNNPIESPSFRYQSLKSSKPGSNPSPEHKPHPSSPTFRSEIHSIEDVTWKKTTNRANFSQIPPPPPPPPPPPPPHRPATMNHTHNTTNFYPNRELKRNSRSVPEQFQNRGRIGTETEHRRIRSNNSLRTRKEAELDEYLSHDREIERFIERKGSQRKKFMEEDSDYAKTEEKETVEETGDSEKEEGGYVKDEETVETDNGPDVDKKADEFIAKFREQIRLQRIASIRKSTTQNGPR